One part of the Arabidopsis thaliana chromosome 4, partial sequence genome encodes these proteins:
- a CDS encoding DNA-directed RNA polymerase II protein (DNA-directed RNA polymerase II protein; BEST Arabidopsis thaliana protein match is: DNA-directed RNA polymerase II protein (TAIR:AT1G77890.1); Has 30201 Blast hits to 17322 proteins in 780 species: Archae - 12; Bacteria - 1396; Metazoa - 17338; Fungi - 3422; Plants - 5037; Viruses - 0; Other Eukaryotes - 2996 (source: NCBI BLink).) has product MTKRSSNCAICDNTNRPCICTACVNHRLIEYNTLLKSLKTRRDSLLSRFNELLESKGKADDQKNWRLIQNEKISKLKKKLKSNKELVTQGKVKIERGSSDLKVKYGVLDSARSTLEKTRVEQVEKYFPNLICTQSLGHMAISSERLHKQSVVVKQICKLFPLRRVSFDGESQNGSVRQYDVICNSRLPSGLDPHSIPSEELAVSLGYMVQLLNLVVHNLAAPALHSSGFAGSCSRIWQRDSYWDGRTSTRSNEYPLFIPRRNYCSTSVENSWTDKNSSNFGVASMESDRKEPRLDSPGSNSFKYSSASPHSIESHRDLQKGIALLKKSVACLTAYCYNSLCLEVPPEASTFEAFAKLLATLSSSKEVRSVFSLKMASSRSGKQAQQLNKSIWNAHSVISSSLLESAHLPRNTSYNQDPNSPASYLSATELSTRKNNDMNGWDLVEHPKYPPPPSQSEDVEHWTRAMFIDAKKK; this is encoded by the exons ATGACAAAACGATCCAGTAACTGCGCTATTTGCGACAACACTAATCGTCCTTGTATCTGTACTGCTTGCGTTAATCATAG attgattgagtataacacTTTGTTGAAGTCACTCAAAACTCGAAGAGATTCATTATTATCAAGATTCAATGAGCTATTGGAATCtaag GGTAAAGCTGATGATCAGAAGAATTGGAGATTGATTCAAAACGAGAAGATTtcgaagttgaagaagaagcttaagaGTAATAAGGAGTTAGTTACTCAAGGGAAGGTTAAGATTGAGAGAGGGTCTTCTGATCTTAAAGTTAAATATGGAGTTCTTGATTCAGCTCGTTCTACT CTTGAGAAAACTAGAGTTGAACAAGTGGAGAAGTATTTTCCTAATTTGATATGTACTCAGAGCCTTGGTCAT ATGGCGATTTCGTCTGAGCGTCTTCATAAGCAGTCAGTTGTTGTGAAACAGATATGCAAATTGTTTCCTTTACGTCGA GTTAGTTTTGATGGAGAGAGTCAGAACGGTTCAGTTCGTCAATATGATGTAATTTGCAATTCACGTCTTCCGAGTGGTTTGGATCCTCATTCTATCCCATCAGAAGAGCTTGCTGTCTCGTTGGG GTATATGGTCCAGCTTCTGAATCTTGTTGTTCATAACTTAGCCGCTCCTGCACTACATAGCTCGGGTTTTGCG GGCTCTTGCTCTCGTATTTGGCAACGAGATTCATATTGGGACGGACGTACTTCTACTCGAAG CAATGAGTATCCTCTCTTCATACCTCGCCGGAATTATTGTTCAACCAGCGTTGAAAACTCATGGACAGATAAAAACTCCAGCAATTTCGGTGTTGCTTCCATGGAGTCCGATAGAAAAGAACCCCGTCTGGACTCTCCAGGAAGCAACAGCTTTAAGTACTCCTCTGCCTCTCCTCATTCGATTGAGTCACACAGAGATCTACAGAAAGGGATAGCTCTTCTCAAGAAAAGTGTTGCGTGCTTGACTGCGTATTGTTACAATTCACTTTGCCTTGAAGTACCTCCCGAGGCGTCAACTTTTGAAGCATTTGCCAAGTTACTGGCTACACTTTCGTCATCAAAGGAGGTCCGGTCTGTTTTCTCCTTGAAAATGGCTTCTTCAAG ATCAGGCAAGCAGGCTCAACAACTCAACAAATCCATATGGAACGCTCACTCAGTCATCTCGAGCTCCTTACTCGAAAGTGCTCATCTTCCG AGGAACACAAGTTACAACCAGGACCCGAACTCACCAGCCAGTTATCTCTCTGCAACCGAATTATCAACCCGAAAGAACAACGATATGAACGGATGGGATTTGGTGGAGCATCCTAAGTACCCGCCACCACCTTCACAGTCCGAGGATGTTGAACATTGGACTCGTGCTATGTTTATCGATGCCAAGAAGAAATGA
- a CDS encoding LRR receptor-like protein has product MVTSPRISEAKSYDSALAYVESCVHYSNPQSVCHLWKHNNLAQFVDLRLQSYDMDEVMKTIKVGIFYTSRAASDRPPMLAVVSMLEGLLSVEVEMQALMAVLSDEEQSPDLLRMMADIDEEFELQEIIETLERYPVSTKGK; this is encoded by the exons ATGGTAACATCGCCTAGAATCTCGGAGGCAAA atCTTATGACAGTGCATTGGCTTATGTGGAGAGTTGTGTTCATTACTCAAACCCTCAATCT GTGTGTCATCTATGGAAGCATAACAACTTGGCGCAATTTGTAGATCTGCGACTACAAAGCTATGACATGGATGAGGTAATGAAGACAATCAAAGTTGGGATCTTCTATACGAGTCGTGCAGCTTCTGATAGGCCACCAATGTTAGCAGTAGTTAGTATGTTAGAGGGTCTTCTAAGTGTAGAAGTCGAGATGCAAGCGCTTATGGCGGTTCTCAGTGATGAGGAGCAATCTCCGGATCTGTTGAGGATGATGGCGGACATTGACGAAGAATTCGAATTACAGGAGATTATAGAGACTCTCGAGAGGTATCCTGTCTCGACAAAGGGAAAATAG